The following DNA comes from Candidatus Methylacidiphilum fumarolicum.
CCCGGTTTTTTAAAATTTCTACAAAAGATATTACGCTATTACCCATTGGCGGTGTAGCCAGGCTTGAAAAAATACCAGAAGATCCCATTCAAGAGCTGATCGTTGCCATAGCTGGACCTGCCGTCAATATCATTCTAGCACTATTCCTATACCTCATTATGGTCATAGTTGGAATTCCCATCGATGCTAAACAGCCAGACATGATCCATGGCAACATCCTGGCTCAATTTTTTTGGACGAATATCATTTTAGCTGGATTTAATCTCATACCTGCTTTCCCAATGGATGGCGGCAGAATTTTACGTGGGCTTTTAGGAATTAAGATGGATTTTCTGCACGCTACCCGAATAGCCGCTTCGGTTGGTCAAACGATTGCTTTGGCTTTTGGATTTATTGGACTTTTTACCAATCCTTTTCTTATTCTAATTGCTCTATTCGTATGGTTTGGAGCTTCTCAAGAAGCAAACTTAGCTCAGGTCAAATTTACTCTTAGTAAAACCACTATCAGCCATCTTATGCTCCGGGAATTCCACGTTCTTTCACCTACAGACACTTTAGCAAAGGCTATCGAAATCACTCTCGCTACCCAACAGCATGATTTCCCCGTCGTGGAGAACAACAAACTGGTTGGGATGCTCTACAGGGCAGATCTGCTCATGGGCTTGATGCAAAAGGGCCAGGATGCTTTCGTAGAGGAAGTCATGACCAGAGAGTTTGTAGTCGTTGAATCTTCTGATAAAGCCGAAGAGGTGTTCTCCAAACTCCAATCTATTCCCTATGCCACCATTCCCGTGACAGAGAAAGGAGAACTTGTCGGGTTGTTGACTAAGGAAAACATCGCTGAATTTTTGATGTTTCATACGGCTATGACAGAACGAAAAACCAGATCCTTTTTTGAGACATAAAAGAAGCATGCGCTATACTAGATCTGAAAGAAGCTTTTATGATAGAAAGCCTTTCCCTAACAAGTCCATTCATGTCCCTTCTTGCTTTAAAAATTGTCTTGAATGAACCATGAAAGACAAACAAGCCTTAATTCTTACAGTCAATAGCGGCTCAACAAGCATTAAAATAAGTATTTTTGATTCGGAAACTGAATCTCTTGTTCTGCATGGAACAATAGAAAGAATCGGAATAACAAATAGCCTTTTCCAATTCAGAAATAGAGAGGGAGAAATACTTGCTGAAGAGCTTCTCCAATTGAAAGACCATGATGAAGCAATAGCCAAGCTCTTTTCCTTTCTCAAAAAGCATAGGCTAGAATCGTCTCTTTTGGCTGTGGGACATAGAATAGTGCATGGTGGACAACTTTTCCAGGAGCCCCGACTCGTTACATCTGAAATGTTGGAAAACTTAAAAGAACTTATCCCTCTTGCCCCAGATCATTTGCCAAGCCAAATTTTGGCCAT
Coding sequences within:
- a CDS encoding site-2 protease family protein, which produces MKWSWRIGSIFGIQIYVHFTFFLLLSWIAVVYYSERGSLEDALLGILFTLALFFVIVLHELGHATAARFFKISTKDITLLPIGGVARLEKIPEDPIQELIVAIAGPAVNIILALFLYLIMVIVGIPIDAKQPDMIHGNILAQFFWTNIILAGFNLIPAFPMDGGRILRGLLGIKMDFLHATRIAASVGQTIALAFGFIGLFTNPFLILIALFVWFGASQEANLAQVKFTLSKTTISHLMLREFHVLSPTDTLAKAIEITLATQQHDFPVVENNKLVGMLYRADLLMGLMQKGQDAFVEEVMTREFVVVESSDKAEEVFSKLQSIPYATIPVTEKGELVGLLTKENIAEFLMFHTAMTERKTRSFFET